The DNA region taaactatttCATATTAAAACAGCTGATATTTTCCTGATGCTTCATAAGAGCTAAGAGCTCAAATATTACTGGTTACTAACAGACATCTTACTTTTTGCCTAAAGATGCAAGGCCGTACAGAACTCCCGTAGCAAAGGCGATGGCATTTCCAAACAGGGTTGTAAAGGAGAAACtcaagaaaacaggaaacagagccATCCTGCAAATAAGCAACCGTGGGGGCCGGCCagcaagagacaaaaacaaaagtcagtAAATCATGTCAAGTACATGCTGTAGATAAAAGAACCACATTCTCAAAAATATGTGCAACTGCTTATGCaatgttaataataatcagaaattCACATTccaaaaatttaatttttcataCAGTGAAGTAAGCACCGTCTCCAATGACATAGACCGTGCATGGTGCTTCTCACCCGCAGTAGAAGACGGCTTTCTGCCAAGGTTTGAGTTTGTCTGCGCGGGCTGCTACTGCATTAGCAAACTCTATGAACTGGCAACAGAATGGGACTTCACACAGGAACAGCACGAAGGCATTCAACCTTGAGACGGGAGgagaggacacaaacacagcagtgaatcATCCTGTGCGCTTCTCAAATACGGTGCAGCTTTGGCTCAAACGGTGGAAGTCTGGAGGAatttcaaacacagcagctgggTAGAAAAGTCACATGGTGCGCTCGCTGCCATCATTCAAGGTATTCAAACTGGGCTGGAGCATTAGAGCTcatgtttactgtcacagaaaTGGCAAGACAGTGAGCTGGTCAGTGGAATTGAGGCTGAAACTTACAAATATTTCATCTATCAATTCACATGCAGACTATTTTCTGGATTTAGCGTTTTCACAATTTCCTAAAGCCCGTGGTGACATCTTTAGTTGGAAAcccaaacatattcagtttactatcataacagacaaagaaaagctggGTTCAAAGAATTACTGGCATTTTTGATAGAAAATGCACTTAAATTACaaactgattatcaaaatagttgctgatgaATTTTGTGCTTATCGCTTATTTGTCTGAGCTTTGAGTGAAACAAAAGTGGCATGATGTAAGTTTGCCAAGTGTAAAGAGTACAAATGGCAAAATGTCTTGATGgttgattgatttttattaGTCTTTAATTCTAATTAGCATTGAAGCTCAGCAACAATATAAAAGTTTTAgcagggaagaaaaacaaagcagaggtGGCTTTAAATTCGGAGAAAATCAGTACAGACTTTGGCACACCGTGGTCACGCCAAGCGTTTCTCCACATCTCCGTCACTTGAGCGGTAGGTGTGGCCACATGGCTATATGAGACTACTGCTCACTATCAATGTAAGCCAACACTGTACATACTAACAGAGCAATATGAAGGAACAGGTAACACGAGTGCATAATGCATGAGATATATATGCATTACAAAAACCAAAGATCTGCACAGTGAAGCTCTGATGGATCACTGACATTTACGATAGTTTGCATGCAACTTTCAGTTGGTGTTTAGTAAAACGTAACTAGAAACCAGCTCAGTCAGTAACTGTAACAGAGATACAGTCTGCAGCAGTACAATTCAAGTACTGTCTTATTCAATAGATTCAATGATTATCGGGCTGTTTAAAACAACACTTTCATTGTGCAACCTTATTCTAACAACAAAATGGATCTACAGTAAAGATGACTTGGCTTATGGAATGTGCAAGAGCTAATTTATGCATGCTGACCGTAACAGTGTTTAAGACTTACACCATCCATACTCCAGCAGCAATGTTTAAAGGgttcacagtgacacagttCCACACTCCTGAGACGGCACAGGCTGCATGATTTAGAcgagacaaaagacaaaataggAAGGATTATGCATATGGCTGTTAAGAGATCCACCACCATAAACAACACATGAAAATCAGCAATGCACAACATATGGTTCATGTATGGTGTGTGGatgcaaacaagcaaaaacagaaatgtctttCAAAAGCAACAAGCTGatgatgtttgtttgatttCTAAAACAATTTGGAAAcatctgaaaaacactgaataaaattCAGCACTCCTATCTAGATGTAAAAGCTATTATGAAACATGCTTAGCCTGGAAATTAATAACTAATATCAAATTTGAAACACTCATTAACACTGTGACAAAACCAAAGCAGGCTACATTTATCATGTACAAGATAATCTCTCAAACAGATTAATTTAATGATAATTcttaatatttttaatgtagACCTTTCAAAGTTCCAGTGCTTATTTCACTGTGCTCCACACACAGGGACAATGGGACCAGCCTCAATCCAATGTCTGACTATCCATtgtctgaaatgtgtgtatgcTGCAATATGAGAGGAACTACAAGAGTATTAACATGCGCAAGTTCATTGAGGTGTGAAAATAGTCATGGCACGTTGCACATGTGGGAATTTTTGACAGGCTGTGAAAAATGTGCGATATGGCAAGTGTGCCAGCTAAAGCACTTAACACAGCAGTAGTAAATCAACCAGTGATGTCAGTCATCAgaggtataaaaaaaaacctgattatCAGTTGTATTCACACGAATACGCAGCAATACGCCTTGTGAAATCTGAGGTGTATCTGCTATGGTGCcttaattgattgattattcaaaaaaatataaacacaaatgaGAACTTGTCTGCTGTTGGGCTCATCTGTTAAAAATGACCATTggtcctgagtgtgtgtgtgtgtgtgtgtgtgtgtgtgtgtgtgtgtgtgtgcgaaatAAGGCTCAGGTGGAAAATAATCACTTTCAAATACAAAATCTGCAggtaacaaacacactgtgcacacaggCATTGTTACTTGTCAAACACAGGTGAGAGAAACAATGGTTAGGTGTGCTAGTGTCGGGGCTCTGGTCGGGCTCACTGACAGACCTGAACAGAACAGAGtagcaactaatgattattttcctttttgattAATGTGTCAATTATTCCATTTTTTATCTTCAAAtggtttgttttgtcaaaccatttggTCAAATCCATACACCAACACCAAGTAAGTTCTAAGTGTGATCTTTTCTGTGTGAGAGCCAACACTATACAGATGCTTCACGCTAaaactgcagaggaagaagagagggtAAATAAGCCAAGCGTGTGTGTGAACCATCAGGATGGAGGACCAGAGACTGTCACTAACAGTGGAGGAACTTTGCAGCATACCCTGCTCCTTTAGGCCATCCAGCCTCCTTAATAATAGAGAGCCCATTGAATATGCAGTGCCCCGAATGGTGAATGTGATACAGGCGCTGTGACTCTGGTGTCACTGTGAAGGGGAGAAGGATCGAGGGGGggctgcagtgctgctggaAAACTGCAAagccagcaggaaaaaaaaaatcacctgtcTCACACTGAACTCTTGACAAAAAGAGTCGAAATACCTGCTGGGGACCACGTGCGTTCGTATCACACAGCTAATTTATCAATAAGAAGCTGTAATGGAATGAGCAAGCCATGCAAACAGGCAGTGCCCAGCAGTGGGCTGCTGCAGTGAAGTGACAATGGGCTGTGACAAAGCTTCTGTCTGTAGTGAGGTTTGTGCAAAATCAAAACAGTATTTCTCTCCAGACAGCAATCAGATGCCCTTTCTGCTCTGTCTCAGCTCTCCCCTCATGTTAATAGAGTCCACACAATAAACAGTATCAAGAATGCTGACAAAACATTAAATCTACCTgagaaataatacatttttttgataATTGTCCTTGTAAACTGGCGCACAGTCAATAGTTGTATTCCCTACACATGCAGCTATGGCAGGATTGGGGTTTCTATCTGCCGATCAATTCACTAATCAAGGAAGACAAGAGATGGACTTTGACAACTACTTACATATTCCTCCCAACACCCCAGCTATTTTGCAGAGCCATCGGTACCACCATGTCATGCCATCATCCTCCGGAGTGGGTTTAGTGGTCGGTGCAGTCTCTTCGGTGCTCATTGTGTTTCTCAGGCTATGTTAGCTAAAGCTACCCAGAGCCAGTATTTACAGATGTCAGCCTGAACAATAGCTGAGACAAGTTGGGTTAGCGAGTCTCAACAAACTGCTAACTCGCGTCTTCCGTACGAAACAGCGATCCCTATCAGTAAAACCAGGTGTAATTAAAACTTTTGAGTATTTTCGTTAAGAAAaaccttttctttcctttgtctgTTCGTGTTGGGGGCCAGCTGGCTGATGTTACCAGCGGCTTTTCACACAGCTTCCCCCGTCAGTCAGGAACAGCTAACCGGCTAGCTGATGCTAAAGAGCACCGCCACCAGCTGCCGCTAGGAGTGGATATCACCGCTGCATCCGTCCTGAACTCTCTAGGAATCCTCATAAATGGACGAGAACCAGCCTTAACTCCCTTTAAGATGTTTTCGAACCACACACTATCAACCCGGTTTGGTTGGGGCTCAACTAGCTGCTCCGTTGTTCTCCACCCTGCCTGCTCTACCCATGTaagcagtgcattgtgggacgGATCTGATGTGCGTCACGGTTTGTTTACAAATTCCGATGTGCAGATTTTGGattgtatttaatattttattacacATTTGTAATGATCACAGTAATGCATATTAAAGACTTTGTTTAAAGGAGAAATTCAGTTTATCAAGTTTGTCTTAAAACAGCATTCAGGTGGCCACGTGGACATTGGAGCAGGTTTTACTTGCTGTGATCATCCCTCCTGTTCATACTGATCTTTTAGAGAGATATCTCCGTAATGCACCTTCAGTTTAAGTGATAGGGGACAAAGTCCACAGCTCTCATTCTGtgcaaaattattttattttagtattgAAAGgtattgaaaatgtatttgaagCTATTATGAGGCTTCAGAGACAAATCCTTTTCAGTGTAATATTGTCTTTGGGTTGCTATCCTTCCACTGAAGCTGTACAGGTAATCCTCCAAGAACCCCAACACTGTCAGAATGTAG from Pempheris klunzingeri isolate RE-2024b chromosome 19, fPemKlu1.hap1, whole genome shotgun sequence includes:
- the cacfd1 gene encoding calcium channel flower homolog, translating into MSTEETAPTTKPTPEDDGMTWWYRWLCKIAGVLGGISCAVSGVWNCVTVNPLNIAAGVWMVLNAFVLFLCEVPFCCQFIEFANAVAARADKLKPWQKAVFYCGMALFPVFLSFSFTTLFGNAIAFATGVLYGLASLGKKGDAVTYARLQHQKQGDEERMTGTTNGAPE